The Leadbetterella byssophila DSM 17132 DNA window AGGTATCTGGCATTCGGGATCTCCCATAGCCGTTATGCTTAATTCCTTAAGGGGAATGCATGTAGTAGTTCCCAGAAATTACGTTAAAACTGCAGGTTTTTACAATACCCTCTTAAAGGGTGATGATCCTGCTTTGATTATTGAAAGTCTTAATAGTTATAGAATAAAAGAGCAGATGCCTTCAAATCTAACAGAGATCTGTGAACCTCTTGGAGTTCCGGATATCATTAGAGAAGGTACAGATGTCACTGTAGTAACCTATGGCTCCATGTGCAGGATTGTGGAGAATGCCGCTGAACAATTAGCAGCTTTTGGGATAAGTACAGAAGTGATAGATGTTCAAACCCTTCTGCCTTTTGATATTCACCATATTATCACTGAATCCATTAAGAAAACAGGTAGGGTAGTGTTTGCTGATGAAGATATGCCTGGAGGATGTACAGCCTTCATGATGCAGCAAGTATTAGAGGTGCAAGATGCCTACCATTATCTAGATTCCAAACCTAGAGCCGTGAGTGCTGAACCTCATAGACCTGCATATGGCAATGATGGAGATTATTACTCTAAGCCAAATGTAGAAACTGTTTTCGAAACTGTATATGAATTAATGAACGAAGCCAATCCGGCTAAATATCCAAAGTTTTAGTAATGAAAGAGTATATTCAGGCGAACCAGCAACGCTATCTGGATGAATTATTTGATTTCTTGAGAATCCCTTCTGTGAGTGCAGATTCCAGGCACCAGCCTGATATGCTTCGGGCAGCAGAATACATTAAAGAAAAACTTTTGCAAGCAGGTCTGGACAAAGCGGAAATTTGCCCTACTGCGGGTCATCCGGTAGTTTATGCAGAGAAAATAGTGAATCCGGAATGGCCTACCATCCTGGTTTATGGACACTATGATGTTCAGCCTGCTGATCCTATAGAATTGTGGCATACCTCTCCATTTGAGCCTGTGATCCGTACTACAGAAATACATCCTAAAGGTGCCATCTTCGCCAGAGGAGCATGTGATGACAAAGGACAGATCTATATGCACGTAAAGGCCATTGAAGCCATGTTGAAACATGATGCTTTGACTTGTAACGTGAAGATCATGTTCGAAGGAGAAGAAGAAGTGGGATCGGCGAATCTGGCTACTTTTGTTGCAGAGAACAAAGAGAAATTAAAAGCAGATATCATCCTTATCTCAGATACATCTATTATTGGGCATGATGTACCTTCCGTTGAAACAGGACTTAGAGGACTGGCCTATATGGAAGTGGAAGTAGAAGGGCCCAACCGTGACCTGCATTCAGGAGTTTACGGAGGTGCCGTGGCGAACCCTATCAATGTTCTTTCAAAGATGATAGCATCCCTTCATGATGAGGATGGAAGAATTACAGTAAAAGGTTTTTATGATAAGGTAGTGGAACTGTCAGCAGAAGAGAGAGATGCTCTGGAAGCTGCTCCATTTAACCTTGAAGACTATAAGAAAGATCTGGGTATCGCAGAAGTTAGTGGAGAAAAAGGATACACCACCAGAGAAAGAGCCTCCATCAGACCTACTCTTGATGTAAACGGTATCTGGGGTGGTTACACGGGTGAAGGTTCAAAAACTGTATTGCCATCTAAGGCTTTTGCAAAGATTTCTATGCGTTTGGTGCCGGATCAGGATTGGAACGAAATTTCTGATCTA harbors:
- a CDS encoding dipeptidase, whose protein sequence is MKEYIQANQQRYLDELFDFLRIPSVSADSRHQPDMLRAAEYIKEKLLQAGLDKAEICPTAGHPVVYAEKIVNPEWPTILVYGHYDVQPADPIELWHTSPFEPVIRTTEIHPKGAIFARGACDDKGQIYMHVKAIEAMLKHDALTCNVKIMFEGEEEVGSANLATFVAENKEKLKADIILISDTSIIGHDVPSVETGLRGLAYMEVEVEGPNRDLHSGVYGGAVANPINVLSKMIASLHDEDGRITVKGFYDKVVELSAEERDALEAAPFNLEDYKKDLGIAEVSGEKGYTTRERASIRPTLDVNGIWGGYTGEGSKTVLPSKAFAKISMRLVPDQDWNEISDLFMQHFTAIAPPTVKVKVKPHHGGQPYVTPTDSPGYLAAFKAMQESFGKTPVPTRGGGSIPIVSLFEKELGLKSILLGFGLDSDALHSPNEHYGIVNFMKGIETIPLFYKYFRENFQ